In Cicer arietinum cultivar CDC Frontier isolate Library 1 chromosome 7, Cicar.CDCFrontier_v2.0, whole genome shotgun sequence, a single window of DNA contains:
- the LOC101509786 gene encoding LOW QUALITY PROTEIN: serine/threonine-protein kinase OXI1-like (The sequence of the model RefSeq protein was modified relative to this genomic sequence to represent the inferred CDS: inserted 1 base in 1 codon) — protein MNDSKNNQNDTTQSLDFENLKVISPVGRGAKGVVFLAKTGNRSSDECVALKVISKALMDQKKSKNEXVLRRFDHTLLPRLRGVFETENTVGFAIDYCHGGNLHSLRKKQTEKMFSSDIIRFYAAELVLALEYLHDLGIVYRDLKPDNVMIQENGHIMLVDFDLSTKLNPRSIQLLSHDSSKRSKSANEKRVKKRLFSRFYRCNSGISPCDLDFDSQPSVNSVRRNESESVEKSKSFVGTEEYVAPEIVCGKGHSYGVDWWSLGVVLYEMLYGTTPFKGTNRKETFYRILSKEPELTGEKTALRDLIRKLLEKDPDRRIQVDEIKGHDFFKGVKWDMVLQMTRPPYIPPPIEIENTVGLSKTYVESFVHEVFFPQCDDNNEEKKNTIGEKSENKDNGEEKRVWVDKLSNSLNENDDFFIF, from the exons ATGAACGACAGCAAAAACAATCAAAACGACACAACACAATCACTAGATTTCGAAAACTTGAAAGTCATATCCCCCGTGGGACGCGGCGCCAAGGGCGTCGTATTCCTCGCAAAAACAGGTAACCGGTCATCAGACGAGTGCGTAGCTCTGAAAGTAATATCAAAAGCTCTGATGGATCAGAAAAAATCAAAGAACG ATGTGCTACGTCGTTTTGATCACACGCTTTTGCCACGGTTACGAGGAGTTTTTGAAACCGAGAATACCGTTGGATTCGCCATTGATTATTGCCACGGTGGCAACCTCCATTCTCTCAGGAAGAAACAAACTGAGAAAATGTTCTCCAGTGATATCATTAG GTTTTACGCTGCTGAATTGGTTCTTGCATTGGAGTATCTTCACGATTTAGGAATAGTGTATCGAGATTTGAAACCAGATAACGTGATGATTCAAGAAAACGGTCACATAATGCTCGTGGATTTTGATCTCTCCACAAAGCTGAATCCTAGATCGATTCAATTACTGAGTCATGACTCGTCCAAGAGATCTAAATCGGCGAATGAGAAACGCGTGAAAAAGCGATTGTTCTCGCGATTCTACCGTTGTAACTCGGGGATCTCACCGTGTGACTTGGATTTTGATTCGCAACCTAGCGTCAACTCGGTACGGCGGAACGAATCGGAATCGGTTGAAAAATCGAAATCGTTCGTTGGAACGGAAGAATACGTGGCACCTGAAATTGTGTGCGGAAAAGGTCACAGTTACGGAGTTGATTGGTGGTCACTCGGTGTCGTTTTGTATGAGATGCTGTATGGAACGACGCCGTTTAAGGGGACGAATAGGAAAGAAACGTTTTACAGGATTTTGTCTAAGGAACCGGAGCTAACGGGGGAGAAAACGGCGTTAAGAGATTTGATTAGGAAATTGTTGGAAAAGGATCCTGACCGTCGGATTCAGGTGGATGAAATCAAGGGTCATGATTTCTTTAAAGGGGTTAAGTGGGATATGGTGTTGCAAATGACAAGACCACCTTATATCCCTCCTCCGATTGAAATTGAGAACACAGTGGGGTTAAGCAAAACCTATGTGGAGTCATTTGTTCATGAGGTGTTTTTTCCACAGTGTGATGATAataatgaagagaaaaaaaatacaattggagaaaaatcagaaaataagGATAATGGTGAGGAAAAGAGAGTGTGGGTTGATAAATTGAGTAATAGCCTCAatgaaaatgatgatttttttattttttga